CTGCTGGATGACAACACAGTGAGGCTGGGGACGAGGCAGCATGTGGCAGGCGGAGGTAGGTGGAGGAGATGGggacagccctgcccccaccctaaGCCGGAAGCCAGGTACCTGGGAGGTGATGGCTGAGGCCCTGGGAAGGTGCTTCCTGTTGAGGGAGCAGCCTCACATACAGCCTGGCCGCCAGCAAACCACACAGGCCAGGCCCGGCCAGAGCTGCGGACCCGGGCCCAGAACCCCAGATGAATGAGGAGGCACAACTTGCAagggccccacccctccctcagaGGGGGAGAACGGTGGTGGGGGAGCCAAGGGGCTAGGAGCTTGGCTCAGAAGGCAGGTCCCGAGCCCCAGGGGGACCTCAGGGAGCAATGTAGGCGGTGGCAGGATGGCCCAGACACCCTGGCCTCCAAGGGTCACCCCACCCAGCGGCCTCCTCTCCAGGAGGCCAGCCGTCCAGGGTGTGTGGTGCAGGCATGAGGCCCCTGCGTGCAGGCggcagggtggggaggcagcCTGGCAGACTGTGCGTGCTCTTTACTGACGGTTAAATACAAACAGGCAGGGGTGCAGTAGAAACGTATCAGTGGGGCCTGAGGTGCACCCCGAGGGCCACGGGGACGATCCCTTGCCAGCCTGGCACCTTCCCTCTGTGGCTCCCGGACGCTCACTGCTTCTGGCCCAAGCCTGGGTCTCCAGAAAGCCGGAGTCCTCTGCTAGGCAGAGAGCTGCCTGTGGGCTCAGCACAGGCCTGGCCCTAGAAGAAGTCGGAGGCTTTGCGCCGGGCCGGGAGCTGAAGCAAGTTGTCCGTAATGCAGGTTGGGTCCTGGCTGAGAGGGGTGCGTGTGGCAGAGCCTGGAGCCGGTGTGCCTGTCGGGGTCTGTGGCCCGCCGGCTGGGGTCTTGAGATGGGTGGAGCGAGCAGGGGATGGTGTGTAGCTGGCCCGCAGGGCCCGGTCCGTGTACTTGCTGGCCGTCCTGCTCACAAGGCGCTGCAGGGCTGGTGACATGGCCGGGCTCAGGCCTTTGGGAGTGAGGCTGTGGTGGAAAGGGGGCGAGAGAGGCAGGTTAGGCCCAACCGGGCGCCCCCACAGGAGGGAGATGTGTGGTCATTCTGGGCTGGGGACCCTGGACAGCCTGGCACACAAGAGTGAGGCCAAACCTGAGGTCAAGGGTGTGGCCCCCAACCCTCTCCAGGGGCAGCGATGACACCGACCCAACAAGGTGGACAGGAGCTCGGAGGGGACAATGAGCCCAGGAGGCAGTTGGAGACCAGTGGAAAGGGCTGCATTCTGGACCAGAGGGACCACCGCAGGACCCCCCACACCCTGGTTCTAAGCGTGTCCAGGCTGTTGggggccaggcaggcagggcagggagagacCCCAGCACGGCAAGGCCGCCCCTCACCTGGCCAGGTTCTCCGTCACTCTCCGCAGGGCCTCCTGCTTCTTGGCCCGGTTCTTGGCGGCAGCTTCGTTGGCCATCTTCAGCCCCAGCCGCTCCCTGCGGCCAGGCTCCAAGATCTGAAAGAGCAGGTGTGTGGGTGGCCTGGGCAGCCTGCCCCACGCCAGGCAGTCCACGCGGCTGGGGGCAGCGGCCTCTTGCTGTGGCTGCCGCCATCCCAACAAGCCATGGTTGTTGGCCGCTGAAAGACCCTGGAAAGCCAGCCCAAGCTGCCCTTCCACCCAGGGCCTGCCCCCTTGCCCAGTTGCCACTGCCCAGTCCGGGACCTGCAGCCACCCTTCAGGAAAGGGGTCTTGTTTTGATCCGCTTCCTTTGGATGGCCAGAGCAAGTGGCTCTGCCTTTACTGACTTtccctaattttttaaagaacctgaGGACATCCTGGGCCTGCGTTTCTATTGGGGTGTTTATCctggtttttcctttcctttcccacctACAGAAGCTTCATCTCCATTGACTGTGTTAACATCATTAACAATAGCTTCTCTCCAGTCACTCTAAGGTTCACTTCTGAGGTTTGTTGCTGTACTTAAAGCTGACACCTTCACGTAGCGTAATCCAGCTCCCACTTCCTTTGTGACTTTTCCCTTCGCTGTTACGTTTACAAAGTCTCTCCCGCCTTAATGTCAGATTAAACGCTGACTGGTATTTTATGCTGAAGTTTTACAGTCACTGTTTGTGTATTTAACCTCTCCATCTTGCTGGAACTCCACCTGCGTAGCACATGAAGGACCTGGTTTACTTTATTTCCAAATAGCCCTCATAGCGTGAGCTGCCTCCTCTACCTCGGCTCAGTCCTGACACGCCTGCCAGGAGGGCTCCACGCCCAACATcactgccccccgcccccgccccctccacaCTGCCGCAGGCTCCTCTCTGCTGTCCCCACGCCCCAGACACTGAGAACCATGGTGCCCGGGTCCAGCACACGATGTCTGGACATGCGCCTCCCCCGCGCCCCGCTCTCCCTGCGTCACCGCCCCGCAGGTCTGGGCTTCCTCTCTGAAGTTGAGTCTCTCCCAGTGATCACACTTTCTGAGCTGTGGTGACTGATGCTTTTTCCTCTATATTTCAGATCTGTCACCCCAGTGCCTGAAGGGACCCACGACCCTGACCCTTTGCAGACCTATGTTAACTTCAGATTCAATGCCCAATTCTTTGGGGTTTCCAAGCAGTCGATATGACCCTGCGCCCCTTGTTCTCTACCACACCATCAACCTCTGCCCCAGCGACCCCCGGACATGGCAGCACCCCAGCATCCtgacctccccttccccctccaaaCTAGGCCAGTCACTCAGTTTCCCCACAAACGGTGTGCAGACCAGGGTACCTCCTTCCTACGTGGCACTAGGGCCCCCCTTGCCTGCCCACGCGTCCACACCTTCCGGGACCACTGCATCCCTAGAGACCACCTGCCACCCAGCTTTCCCGCTCACCCACAAagggcctccctccctgccccaggccttgAGAACCCCATGTCTCACCACTCAAGACAATGCTGGGCTGGGCCACACCACAGGCCTCACCTGCAAGCACACAGCCCTTGAGGACACAAACCGCGTCCCCCAGAATGCTGGGGCCCTCAGGCCTGCAGCGCAGTCGGAGCTCCTGGCCCGCCTCTGCACACCCCTCATCTTTGGACGGCCCCGTCCTCCAGGCCTGCAGGCTCAGAGGGCCTGCAGCAGCTCCCAACCTTGGTGCCCTGCCCACACTCCACCCCAAGTCCTTCCTCAACACACCCACATGCCACACCTGTCCTTGGTGCCGGATCCTACGCAGAAGCACAGAGCTCACATAGGTGTGCGGCCTGGACATGAGCGGGGGGCAGCTGGGCCCTCTGTGTACTGAGCTATGGGTACTTCGAAGGCCCTGTGTCCATGCCAGGCCCCATCCGCGCTGGCAGGGACCTCACCAGGACTCACCTTGAAGGCTGGTCCTGGTGTCCTGTCCACGCAGGGCGTCTCGGATCCTTCGACTCTCAAGGGCGTGTTCTCGACCTCCCCCCAGGTCATCAGCGGGGACTCGTTCACACCTGCAGGCGGAgagcccacagccacctcagGCCAGGGACGGGGGGGGGGCCCAGCTCGCAAGCCCCAAAGCTGGCAGGTGGCCTTCTCTCCAGGATGCCGGAACCCAGGCCACTGCGGGCCTGAAGCAGAGCCACTCAGGGGACCCCACCCCAAGGGAGAAAACTCATGGGGGCTTCCAGGGCTCCCACACCTCCAAGCAGCCTGGCCAAGCCCACAGTGCCTTCACAAGCCCTGGCCACATCGCAGCCACCAGCGCCCCGGGGCCCCAGAGTACAGAGACCAGCACAGGCCCGAGGCCACTCTGAATCTCACGAGCCTGCAGTGCACCCTGGGTTTAATTTGTAAGTGCCACACACCTGCTGACATGAGACCTAGAACGAGGAAATGCCACCCCAGGACTGACGGGGACACCCAGCCCTGCAGGACCTCTTGAGGCCCGAGGTGAACCCAACCTCCTGCAGACCAAGCTCAGCTTCCACACACATCTTACATGAGTCAAAACCTGCCTGGCGCCCATGGGACTCCCCACACTCCAGGCCCCAGTCTGGCCACCCTCTGAGGCCCTGGGGCTGCTCCTGCCAGTCTGTCCTGCTGCACTCAGGTGCCCAGGCAAGGCACAAGGACCACCCAGCTAGACCAGCTGGCCCTGCGTCTCAGGTGGGGCCTGCCTGAGagtccagcccatccccagtccCGCTCAGCCCTGGCATCACACAGATGGGACCCCGGGTCCAAGTCACATAGGCACAGGGCAGACCCAGGGAGCACCAGAAGTGGCTGGGGTCAGCCAGGCAGCCCACCTCCCCCCAGGCCATCCCAGCAGCAGGCCAGCTTGCTGGCGGGCACGCTTCTCACCAGGGGCAGGAGAAGGGGTAGCCACAAATCCAAATCCGCCTACTCGGGGGGATTCCTGGGGGATTAGCTCCTTGCCATCTGGGCCCACCTTGCCCTGTTTGTGCTGGAACGAGAAGAGAGGCAGTGTCAGGGGCTCAGCCCACTCTCCCTGGCCGCGGAGGGGAGCATAGAAACATACTGGTCACCTGCCCACCCAGGGCAGCCccaagggaaaggagggaggctccCCTCCTGCTGCGCAGGGCAGGACAGGGCAGTGCAGGGCCGGGGCGTTGGCCACACCCCATGGGTGCCATCTTCAGGGGCTCCTGACGTCAGGCCCCGCAGAGGCTATGCTAAGCAGGGCACCTGTGCTCTGATCTCTCCCACTAGGACCCTGGAAAAGCCTCCAAAACagccttcccacctcctgcctgtCCCCTTGGGCCCCTTGACCACCAAAGCCACTGCTGCACAGTAACTCCCGGGGACAGAAACCTCTGCCATCCGCCACCCTCAGCCCATCCTCTCACTGTCCGCCCCCGGGCCAGCCTGGGCTGGCTGCCAACTGCCCTTCTCCTCTCATACCCTTGCCTCCCAAGGAGCTGGCACAGGTCCAACCCATACGTGTCTGATTGAGACAGTAGCCAATGGAAGCCCCTACAGATTGAGAAAAGACTCCAGACCCTGCCACACAGGAACCCCGAGCACCCCCGTGCGGCCATGCTCTGCTAAGCCCAAAGACAGTCAGTGAGACAGAGAGGTGGTGATACCACAGTGGCCCCGCGCGCACCTGGGCATTGAGGGCGGCAGCCTGCTGCAGCTGGGACCTGCTGAGCGCCTGGCTGAAGGGATCCCGGAGGAAACGGGTGTTCTTGTGCACCACCTGCCGGGGCTTCTTGAACAACTGTTCCTCATCAGGGACACCTGGAGACGAAGCAGGGACGCCGTGGCATCAGGAAGGGCAGGGCCCCCTCCAACCCTGGCTCAGGGCCTCAGGAGAAGCACTTCTCCACGGAGAACAGCCTGGACAGAACTGGGGAGATGGACCAGGACCACCCCCCTGACCCTACACTCCCCTGCTCACCCTCGGAGTAGGACCAGGATGCCCTCTGATCTCATGTGCCCCCGCTCACCCTCAGGGTAGGACCAGGACCCCCCTGACCAGACGTCCCCCCTCTCACCCTCGGGGTAGTACATGAGGGAGTTCCTGGCCTTGTACTTCCAGGTCTCCACGCCAGCCGGGCCGCTCTCGATGGCCTGGTGCTCTGCCGACGGGAGTGCGAgactctctctctgcctctgtgccGCGAGGGGATGTGGGGTCAGACAGACTCTGGGACCCTCCGACCCCAAGGGAGGGCACCTCCGCCCCTACACCCAGGGACACCTTCTCAAACGCCTCCTCGGCCTGGTAGAGCCAGGCATGGCGCGCCCGGCTCTTCTCCTTGGCCACCTCCATGATCTCCTGGAAGGAGGCGTTGTCCTCGCTCGTGTACCGGCTCAGGAAGACGTCCAGACTGGGCAggggctccttctcctcctcctctccagcctctcctgcACAGGGGGCGGGGGGACACACAACAGCCAACGGCATAAGCTTCAGTGACCCAGTCCTGGGATCCGCACTCCCCTGTGAGCAGGGCTGGAAC
The genomic region above belongs to Camelus bactrianus isolate YW-2024 breed Bactrian camel chromosome 32, ASM4877302v1, whole genome shotgun sequence and contains:
- the ESS2 gene encoding splicing factor ESS-2 homolog isoform X1, with protein sequence METPGSPARALQLSAASGPRRKRAAGEAGAVTSRQRVLDEEEYIEGLQTVIQRDFFPDVEKLQAQKEYLEAEESGDLERMRQIAIKFGSALGKMSREPPPPYVTPATFETPEVHTGPGVVGNKARGRGRVLEDGDDASGFRGCISQAGPSPGRLLSQPAPPLPSGEAGEEEEKEPLPSLDVFLSRYTSEDNASFQEIMEVAKEKSRARHAWLYQAEEAFEKRQRESLALPSAEHQAIESGPAGVETWKYKARNSLMYYPEGVPDEEQLFKKPRQVVHKNTRFLRDPFSQALSRSQLQQAAALNAQHKQGKVGPDGKELIPQESPRVGGFGFVATPSPAPGVNESPLMTWGEVENTPLRVEGSETPCVDRTPGPAFKILEPGRRERLGLKMANEAAAKNRAKKQEALRRVTENLASLTPKGLSPAMSPALQRLVSRTASKYTDRALRASYTPSPARSTHLKTPAGGPQTPTGTPAPGSATRTPLSQDPTCITDNLLQLPARRKASDFF
- the ESS2 gene encoding splicing factor ESS-2 homolog isoform X2, whose product is METPGSPARALQLSAASGPRRKRAAGEAGAVTSRQRVLDEEEYIEGLQTVIQRDFFPDVEKLQAQKEYLEAEESGDLERMRQIAIKFGSALGKMSREPPPPYVTPATFETPEVHTGPGVVGNKARGRGRVLEDGDGEAGEEEEKEPLPSLDVFLSRYTSEDNASFQEIMEVAKEKSRARHAWLYQAEEAFEKRQRESLALPSAEHQAIESGPAGVETWKYKARNSLMYYPEGVPDEEQLFKKPRQVVHKNTRFLRDPFSQALSRSQLQQAAALNAQHKQGKVGPDGKELIPQESPRVGGFGFVATPSPAPGVNESPLMTWGEVENTPLRVEGSETPCVDRTPGPAFKILEPGRRERLGLKMANEAAAKNRAKKQEALRRVTENLASLTPKGLSPAMSPALQRLVSRTASKYTDRALRASYTPSPARSTHLKTPAGGPQTPTGTPAPGSATRTPLSQDPTCITDNLLQLPARRKASDFF